The Magallana gigas chromosome 6, xbMagGiga1.1, whole genome shotgun sequence genome includes the window TTTTGGAgggggtgggttttttttttttgcaaagtgcAAGAACATCCTTTCAGAAATTAATGTCCTCAGTGCCGGAAATAAAGGAGGTTTCACACTGCCGAAAAGTTCAACATCTAGAAAGAAACTTAAGTCAGAAAtcatcaataattaaaaaaaaaccataaacgGAACTTTCGCTAGAAATCTTCATAAACAAATCGCTGAAGATACCTACTTAAAGGACGCGTACATGACTAAACCTGATTAAGACTGACTAAAGATCTTTCATTTGTCTCAGAGATCGGCTTACAGTCGAGCACATCTATTCCAATACACGGAAAAATATGGTGGGTGTAACCAAATACACGTGTTCATTAGACATAGGAATCGAATATAAACTTTGTCGTTGAACAAAGATGTAAACcgaaaagaaaagagaaaaaaaaatgacaaaaaaaaaaatgacaacagATCGACAAGGACGTGAAAGAAATTGCAGATAACTGGTGCAAaaacataatttcaaaatttttaaattttattttcattctaaaCTCTAAATCAACTGATGCAACAATTCGTCATCAGCTTTATTAATGAATAAGAGGACAACAAGGACCAGTTTTTGTAAAATctgattaaaaatatcattaaaatacgAATCCTAACATAAACACATGCTGGAGGtagatcattttaaaaagaaaatttcctGTATTTCGATGAGCCAGTGTTGAGTACATGCGATACACGTGCATGCATGCCAACTGTCGGCATGGCTTGTCGTGACTGTTGATTTGGCAAAGGGTAACTGCTGCTCCTGAAGACTTGACACTTACAGAAACTAAATCGATCAACGGGcatctttgttttaaaacaatgataaataTGGTTTGACAGAGCTTTCTCCAAGTCTGTGAAATATTTACGATCTCTTCCTGAAGTTCCAAGTAGCCTGGCGTGGTCCGGATCGTTAATACAAAGTTTTACCCCCAAGATTGCACATCTACCATTGATTGATTCAAGACTCACTTCCATTTTGGTTTCAAATGtcttagaaaagaaaaaaaaatgaataaaagaaagGAGAAAAGTCATAAAACTGATATTTGAGCAACTGATAGTTATCAGAAAAAGGATACTATATAGTAAATGATTGTAATGTATACGTTCTAACCGATTTACTTCCCGTGAACTGGACTAAATTTGAGATCTGTTTGGCGCAGTGCTGTCAAATTACTCAAGTAAAGCCAGAAAAAACAGATGCGGCCGCTCTACATTCCAAAGCTTTTAGAACTGAAGTCGTTTCTTCCTAATGTTCAGACAAAATTGATAATGGACCATGCACAGGGCTTTCAGACATACACATAACTTTGCCGTTAATTCTCAAGTGGACTGCATTTAGCTGTAAGAATAATAAATTTCTGGAGGCTGTCTAAATGCGTCTATTGTCTAAACTTGGTTAGGGCCTTGGATAGAGATGCACGGGGACTATTCCTTGGGGTTAATTAATCGCGGTCTCGACAGTCTTAACGTTACAGCCATAAAGGAAGAAATGACGTGTTGGTGAATATTTAAGGATTAAGTTGTTCCCGAGGGACGACCAGTATTGGGTCCGCTTCCAGGCAAAAAACAGTTCTTCTTCGTGTGATCTTCAAAAATACCGAGCCATCTTGCAGTGGGGCTATAGATTTATTAATAAGACCGAATTACTGTGTCTGCTAGCTAAAACTAATAACAAAGATCCATGCAAGCCATGATCCTCTGTTCTAAACAAAATGGCATGCAATGCCGGGTATTATATAGACTTGGCCAGTTCTCTTCCCTATAATATGTTGGggaaaaatattaatgatatttgCAGACATAAAAGAAACTTGGGGTCTGAGTTGCCCAGCTGGGCTATGGGGATAAAGTGAGTCCCCACTCAAATGAGATTATTATTGAACAAGAAGTTTTGTAAACACtgcattgaaaatttgaaattatcaaCTTGAAATGCAAACGATTTTAAGGAGGCCAACTTTAGTTTTCaatgcgcatgtttttgcgcattctagtataatacagttgatttatacttcttatgagattttttcgatatcatttataaaattgaacacaataaataaaatacagataaaaatatttatattttttaaggaaatttttattttttaacgatttttccGTTGTGGGGTAGGGGAGCgttgccattgcgcttttatgacgttatgataaaatgaagcatTACAGGAGAACgttataagaaaaaataacattaaagaaaaagtaaaaattgtacgccgttgaaatattatatacagaatgatgctatcctcgagaacattttccttattttttgaatgaatccATTTTTCTAATCTTCATTCGTAATGAtacaaatatatagcaaaatttgttGCTATTAATTATTTGAGATGGCCGCCACTAAAACCCAGAGGGTAGAATatagtattttttacatataaggtaaaaagctattgtagtgtagtattttttttaatctgctttGATGTGggaaatgacagtttcctatatattcctgtagtgaatgtacctctattttgagatggtccctaaaaagaaccagacggtcgattttcgtgaaacttcgCAAATAAACTTAAGTTGgtttacatatggttaaaaaataaagagttttgctattgttgtttttccgcaaaaaaacccaaatcggcctctTTCAACGTGTTATAAAAAGGGGTATACATATTGATGAGATTCAGAAATATAACCTGATGAAGTATGAATTTTGGTGGCTTTTAATTACACATAATGTCaaacataccggtatatatttcaagagaaaaaaaatcactttaacCGAAATAATGCCAAGTAAGGTTCCTctttaattaatcaaaattcaTTACCGAGTATGGTACATGctataataaaacaacaatacTATAAAACTATTGTGTGCCGTGATATCGGTAAAACTGTAGAATTACTCAAAGCTATGATGAATTCAGTGGGCAAAAGTGCTACAATCTCTGTTTTTGTTGGGTAATTCAGGGCTTTTAGTGATTATAAGCATGGAAGGAAGGTCAAACAGCCTAACGAAATATTTGTCATTGCGTTTAATTACACTCAATGAATATAGATTAAAAGCTCGATGAAAAGTCAGAGAGGGGAATCGGGAGTCTCCAGCAGGCAAATATCACTATTGTCGGCCATTCCAACTGTAAATACCTGGAGACGAAGGGTCAACAGGAAATCTGCCATATTGCCCGCCTCACAGAATTATTGAAATAATGTCGTTATTTCTCAAATAGTTGTGTCGTGTTAAAGTGTGTTGACATCTAAATTCAGCGTTCACCAAGGATCGATATTAATGAGGATTAATTaactttctttaatatttgaaaacGTTTAACCACGGGGTGGCGCTGAATGTTTACGtttatcattaaatctgatCGCATCTTTGTATCATTTGGACAAATCTCGGCTATGACTGGGGTCTTTATTATAATAAAGCATACTGTCTTGCTGTGGTATAGAAGAATTCTGATATCTCAACATATATTTGCTTTTAAATCACTCAGGCCAAACTCGGCATCCCAATCAATTCTAACACAGTGAGTCGCGTTTACTGAACACGCTGCTAACCCATTATATATCAAGAAAATCAACACTCGCCTTTCACTTAAAACAGACAAGCGATAATTTCATGAAATTACTTAAAGAAGGTCTTCCCAACCCTTTAGAATTTTACAAATACCCAAACACATCACGCAGTGAAATCAGGAAGAGTGGCTCTTCCGCATTCGACTCGCCACTAAAAGCACCCAAGTTTTTATCGAGGATGAGAAGGGCAAATTAGCTTCATGACATGAAAATCAGATCGAAAAGGCATTGTCAGAAATCTGATGCCGGTAGGTAATCACACAAATGGAACGACACAAAAAGCGATAGCCGCCCATTGATTGCCAAAGGTCCGTGTTTTTCTGTTCAGTGTTGGTCCATTTTTGTGCATCAATCCGAGGATTGTTGGTaatgttgtgtttttatttttaggacCTTGCAATGGGACGAAATTAAGGAGGTGCCGATGGAAGTTAAGATATTCCGGCGTTAGTTATTAGCATTGAAGTACAGCGGATTGCAGCCCTCATATGTGAAGCATCAATATTTGATTCTCTGCGGACACGAATTACCCCGCGAATACTTAGCCAGTTTCTCTTCTTCGTTACTAGTAAAATGAATGACAATGTCTCCAGTGCGACGGTAGAAAATCTCGTCAAGTTCACGTCACGTGAGACGACTTCAAACCCATAAATGTTAGGCTCCAGAAACAAGGCGGCTTTGGAACTGAAGTCAAAGAATAATCCTACCAATGTCCCCACCGGAAGTGGACATGGATGTCGTGGTGGCAAAAATAATCTCGCTGATAATATCCACCGTGATATCCGTCCTCCTAGGGCTCTTCCCGTGTAAACTCTACCAGCACTTTGCCGAAAACATCGCACGAATACAGAAAGCAGTAGATTATTCCATCTCATCCATGAAGTGCTTTTCCGGGGGCATATTTCTTGGAACATGTTTCCTTCACCTGATTCCAGAAACTCGTAAAAAGATCGAGGCTGTGATGACCCAGTCACGGTCCTACTCACAATACCCTGTGGCCGAGTTGCTCACTGTTGTAGGTTTCTTCGGAGTTTTGTTCATGGAGCACGCCATTAGGTCTCTGTACAAGAAACTCCAGCGTTTGACGGACAGAGAACGAGATTATGATGGTGGAAATATGTTTGCGTTCAGCAGTTGCAGATTTGGAGGAAGTGAAAGTGATTTAGACGAACATAGTGTAAACTCTATAAGCATGCAGGATACACTGCAAGCTGAACACAACACATTCATTAAATCGACGGAACAGGAAGAAACAAAGGAAGCCCCGGAGACTGACATCGAACCAGCGCCCCTCCAGGATCTTCCGGTCAAATCAGTTGTGTCAGAACTTAGCAGGGGAGATGATTCCAGAAAAGGACAGAtgaggtcagccatttttattACGGCCTTATCCTTCCACGGTGTGTTCGAAGGAATGACTCTAGGACTACAGAGTATGGAGAGTAACGTCTGGGTCCTATGTTTCGCCATCACAATGCATCGGGGGATATTGGCTTTCGGAATGGGGCTAGAACACATGAGGAATGAGGTAAAACACCGTACAATGATTTTCAGTGTTTCTTCATTTTCTCTTCTGGCTGCTGTGGGAATTATAATCGGGATCGCTATTTCAACAGGTGCACAGCTTTACGAAGACGTTCTACTTCCTGACGCCATCTTACAAAGCTTGGCTACAGGAACACTGTTTTATATAATCTTTTTTGATATTCTCTACAAGGAACTGAACGGAAACAAAGAGGTCAAAAAGCTGTCGTGTGTTTTCGTTGGTTTCTCTGTCATGGCCATAATATTTGCAGTCACACGAAGGTGACATTCCTATGGATACATAGGACTTACCAGATTGCTCTATTTTGCTAACTGTTTTGTATTGTTCATATGTATTTTTGTTGCTTGATAATGGTTCTTTTTAAAGCCCTAAATATGAATTGGTTAATGAAGAAATACATCAATAAATGATTGAACACTGGTGTTAGGCTGTGCATGTATAATGATAGAATAGCCATAAAGTTGGatttgtataataataataaatgtcaACGCTTCAAAAATTctgataaaattgtttttagatTCAAACACTCTCACATTATCCGTATCTATAATATAGGAAAACACACATTTGCAACCCAAATACGTAACTATCGTTTAGCAATAACTGACGAAATATTTACGCTCAAGTTAGTAATCAGAATGGCTCTTATTAGATTGAGCAAATGTGTACCTATGTCAGAAAATGTGTTCATAAGACATGTTAAGTATTTGCAAACAATACACTGgaattatttaaggaattttcTTTGAGTATTGCGAGGTGATAATattggtcggggcgtggtcaaatccaaaaaagcccaaagggctttatgaaaGATTTGACCACgttccgaccgaaattatcacttcataTTACTAgaagaatgattcctttttacttatatttatattgtttccAATTTGCacactttaaaacaaattttaaaaccactgttgtttcatgtagcacatgctGTGTATTATTACGAGATGCAGCCAAaaccgtttttcggttatgctataagacacgctgATTTTGTGTCGCTCGTCCTTTACGAAATTATTGGGCTATAGGCTTCAAAATTAAtgtatcacagacaaagactgttgaaaatgtaaatatttagaattGTTGAACACCTTAATTACATTTAAGAAGTTTGTTGAATTTCTCATTTTACATGCTTATTATAATGACGAATTTAGCTGTATctataaaattcaaaacttagATTTCCACAGGAAAGGGTAGAGTTTAGCGGTGATATGAATGAACCCAGTTAAGACTGTCCATAACGAATTTATCTATGACGTAATCCCCTGCACTCTCATTGGTCGGTAGACAATTCGTGGTTTGCATGTTAGCGAACTGTTTTTCGGTCTTAGTAGATTAATAATCATTATGGACCGATCTTTTGCGCAGATTAGTTTTCTTCCATTATGGAAGAGTGAATACGTTGTCGCTTTCAATTAAGTAATGTAAACCGAAGGGAATAGTCTCGGACTTTTATCTCATTGCTATCGCCTGACAACAAATTGCACTGCAAATTATTTTCCCTAAAAAGTTGTCCGAAAACAAATACAATGAAGATCTGGACTTTTAGCTGGAGCAGTAATGTCCGTTGAAAACCATAAGAAGATTAGATGGAAAAGTTGGTATAATCGAGACAATTCGTTCTCGCACACATTAAATTTCTTAGGGGAGAAATTGAGGGTTCGGAAATGTGTCGGGTCTATGCTAATAAAATGGTGAAAGGCTAATAGGATTCCGCACACAATCCAAAAAATGACTGCGAGGAGGTGAAATTGTAATCTTTGACAGTAGCCATCAATAATCCTATTAAGGTCCTCGTCAGGAAGACAAATTGTCTTTTCTGTTTCCACTGAGAAGATCCATTGTAAATCCGTGTGAAGGAAAGATGCCCTCGATGTGTTTTTGTATGATTTTTGTAGTAAATCGATAGAATCAATACtttctttatcaattttttgtatcttttatcTAGTTTTCTCACTTGCAAGAGCGTACAAGATGCGATATAAAAAGAGTTTATCCTCTTTTCTTTTCAGCTAGGTTCATTAATCCCATCCtatgat containing:
- the LOC105347910 gene encoding zinc transporter ZIP3, producing the protein MSPPEVDMDVVVAKIISLIISTVISVLLGLFPCKLYQHFAENIARIQKAVDYSISSMKCFSGGIFLGTCFLHLIPETRKKIEAVMTQSRSYSQYPVAELLTVVGFFGVLFMEHAIRSLYKKLQRLTDRERDYDGGNMFAFSSCRFGGSESDLDEHSVNSISMQDTLQAEHNTFIKSTEQEETKEAPETDIEPAPLQDLPVKSVVSELSRGDDSRKGQMRSAIFITALSFHGVFEGMTLGLQSMESNVWVLCFAITMHRGILAFGMGLEHMRNEVKHRTMIFSVSSFSLLAAVGIIIGIAISTGAQLYEDVLLPDAILQSLATGTLFYIIFFDILYKELNGNKEVKKLSCVFVGFSVMAIIFAVTRR